A genomic window from Paraburkholderia phytofirmans OLGA172 includes:
- a CDS encoding TRAP transporter substrate-binding protein, whose amino-acid sequence MTTRSNAPQGISRRTFLKAGAAMSAAAPLWSISRSAMAAPEFSYKLATGQDPTHPVNIRAQEAINHIREATKGRLDIKLFPQNQLGSDTDLLSQVRNGGVEFFNQASSILATLTPAAGIVNTGFAFKDYDAVWKAMDGDLGNYIRAQIGKSGIVSVSKVWDNGFRQISSSTKALRAPADLKGFKIRVPQAPMLTSLFKALDAGPAPINFNELYSALQTGVVEGQENPLPIIATAKLYEVQKYISLTSHVWDGYWILGNRAAWERLPADIRAIVTREFENAAMLQRADIAKLSLSLRDDLKKKGITFIDVDRDAFRGALAKTSFYHDWKAKYGDEAWGLLEKSVGKLG is encoded by the coding sequence ATGACAACCCGTTCGAACGCCCCGCAGGGCATCAGCCGCCGCACCTTTCTGAAGGCCGGTGCGGCCATGTCAGCCGCCGCGCCGCTATGGAGCATCTCGCGAAGCGCGATGGCGGCCCCCGAGTTTTCGTACAAGCTCGCGACCGGCCAGGACCCGACGCATCCGGTCAACATCCGTGCGCAAGAGGCGATCAATCACATTCGCGAAGCGACCAAGGGCCGCCTCGACATCAAACTCTTTCCGCAGAATCAGCTCGGCTCCGACACCGATCTGCTCTCGCAGGTGCGCAACGGCGGCGTCGAGTTCTTCAACCAGGCCTCGTCGATTCTGGCGACACTGACGCCCGCCGCGGGCATCGTCAACACCGGCTTCGCATTCAAGGACTACGACGCGGTCTGGAAGGCGATGGACGGCGATCTCGGCAACTACATTCGCGCGCAGATCGGCAAGTCGGGCATCGTGTCGGTGAGCAAGGTGTGGGACAACGGCTTCCGGCAGATTAGCTCGTCCACCAAGGCGTTGCGCGCGCCGGCCGATCTGAAAGGCTTCAAGATTCGCGTGCCGCAAGCGCCGATGCTGACCTCACTGTTCAAGGCGCTCGACGCCGGCCCTGCGCCAATCAATTTCAACGAGCTGTATTCGGCGTTGCAAACCGGCGTGGTGGAGGGTCAGGAAAACCCGCTGCCGATCATCGCGACGGCCAAGCTCTATGAAGTGCAGAAGTACATCAGCCTCACGTCGCACGTGTGGGACGGTTACTGGATTCTTGGCAATCGCGCCGCGTGGGAGCGCCTGCCGGCCGACATCCGTGCGATCGTCACGCGTGAATTCGAAAACGCCGCGATGCTGCAACGCGCGGATATCGCCAAGCTCAGCCTCTCGTTGCGCGACGACCTGAAAAAGAAGGGCATTACCTTTATCGATGTCGACCGCGACGCTTTCCGTGGCGCGCTGGCCAAGACGAGCTTCTATCACGACTGGAAAGCCAAATACGGCGACGAGGCGTGGGGGCTGCTGGAGAAGTCCGTCGGAAAACTGGGGTAA
- a CDS encoding SDR family NAD(P)-dependent oxidoreductase codes for MSESRLLDGKVAVISGGASPRGIGMATARMFAAHGARIAIFDLDEAAAVEAAASIGPEHRGYVCNVTDRGACQAAVERTVADFGSIDILINNAGITQAAKLLEIDPESWDRILDVNLRGVLYLSQAVVPQMKKQKSGSIGCMSSVSAQRGGGILGGPHYSAAKAGVLGLAKAMARELGNDGIRVNCVTPGLIQTDINAGKISDDKRGEILAGIPLNRLGVPDDVAGAFLFLASNLSSYITGAVIDVNGGMLIHG; via the coding sequence ATGTCAGAGTCACGTCTACTCGACGGCAAGGTCGCCGTCATTTCCGGCGGCGCGTCGCCGCGCGGCATCGGCATGGCGACCGCCCGGATGTTCGCGGCGCATGGCGCACGCATCGCCATCTTCGATCTGGACGAAGCCGCCGCGGTCGAAGCCGCTGCGTCGATCGGGCCCGAACATCGTGGCTATGTGTGCAACGTGACCGACCGTGGCGCCTGCCAGGCCGCTGTCGAACGCACGGTTGCCGATTTCGGATCGATCGATATCCTGATCAACAACGCCGGCATTACTCAGGCCGCCAAGCTGCTCGAGATCGATCCGGAAAGCTGGGACCGTATCCTCGACGTCAATCTGCGCGGTGTGCTGTATCTGTCGCAAGCGGTCGTCCCGCAGATGAAGAAGCAGAAGAGCGGCTCGATCGGCTGCATGTCGTCGGTCTCGGCGCAGCGCGGCGGCGGCATTCTCGGCGGCCCGCATTATTCGGCGGCGAAGGCGGGCGTGCTGGGCCTCGCCAAGGCGATGGCCCGCGAACTCGGCAACGACGGCATCCGCGTGAACTGCGTGACACCCGGTCTGATCCAGACCGACATCAACGCAGGCAAGATCAGCGACGACAAGCGCGGCGAAATTCTCGCCGGCATTCCGCTCAATCGCCTGGGTGTACCCGACGATGTGGCCGGCGCATTCCTGTTCCTCGCGTCGAACCTGTCGTCGTATATTACCGGCGCGGTGATCGACGTGAATGGCGGCATGCTGATTCACGGCTAA
- a CDS encoding transketolase family protein: MSAAAPKPRLKTSAMIASIAGEGQITRSAPFGHALVELARNRPEVVGMTADLGKYTDLHLFAKEYPGRYYQMGMAEQLLMGAAAGMAHEGAQPFVTTYAVFAARRAYDFIHQAIAEDNLDVKIVCALPGLTTGYGPSHQAAEDLALFRAMPNLTVIDPCDAIEIEQMVPAVAEHRGPVYARLLRGNVPVVLDEYDYQFELGKAKLLRDGAEVLIISSGIMTMRALETAKALAADRVDVGVLHVPTIKPLDTVTLLREARRSGRLVVVAENHTVIGGLGEAVAAVLLTHGVTPPFRQIGLPDAFLDAGALPTLHDRYGISTEAMCDTIRGWLR, from the coding sequence ATGAGCGCCGCCGCACCGAAACCGCGTTTGAAGACGTCGGCGATGATCGCATCGATCGCCGGAGAAGGGCAGATCACGCGTTCCGCGCCATTCGGCCACGCATTGGTCGAACTGGCACGCAACCGGCCCGAAGTGGTCGGCATGACTGCCGACCTCGGCAAGTACACCGACTTGCATCTGTTCGCGAAGGAATATCCCGGGCGCTACTACCAGATGGGCATGGCCGAACAACTATTGATGGGTGCCGCGGCCGGCATGGCGCACGAAGGCGCGCAGCCGTTCGTCACCACGTACGCCGTGTTCGCCGCGCGCCGTGCTTATGACTTCATCCATCAGGCGATTGCCGAGGACAACCTCGACGTCAAGATCGTCTGCGCCCTGCCTGGCCTCACCACCGGCTACGGCCCGAGTCATCAGGCGGCGGAAGACCTCGCCCTGTTCCGCGCGATGCCGAACCTCACGGTGATCGACCCGTGCGACGCCATCGAAATCGAGCAGATGGTGCCGGCCGTCGCCGAGCATCGCGGCCCGGTATATGCGCGGCTGTTGCGCGGCAACGTGCCGGTCGTGCTCGACGAATACGATTATCAGTTCGAGCTCGGCAAAGCGAAGCTGCTGCGCGATGGCGCCGAGGTGCTGATCATTTCGTCCGGGATCATGACGATGCGTGCGCTGGAAACGGCCAAGGCGTTGGCTGCGGATCGCGTCGACGTGGGCGTGCTGCACGTGCCGACCATCAAGCCGCTCGACACCGTCACGCTGCTGCGCGAAGCGCGCCGCTCAGGCCGCCTTGTGGTGGTGGCGGAGAACCATACAGTGATCGGCGGTCTGGGCGAAGCGGTGGCGGCGGTGCTGCTGACCCATGGCGTCACGCCGCCGTTCCGTCAGATCGGCTTGCCCGACGCGTTTCTCGACGCGGGTGCGCTGCCGACCTTGCACGACCGCTACGGCATTTCCACCGAGGCGATGTGCGACACGATCAGAGGCTGGCTGCGGTAA
- a CDS encoding transketolase: MTTSETAPYPQLAEHAYQIRRNALRMGEVQGQGYIGQALDIADVLAVAYFRAMRYHADDPEWEGRDRFLLSNGHYAIALYAALIEARIIADEELETYGSDDSRLPMSGMASYTPGMEMSGGSLGQGLTIAVGRCLGLKRKGSDARVYTLFSDGELDEGAIWEGLMSAAHWKLDNLIAMVDVNNQQADGPSSSVMAFEPLVEKLQAFGWFVQRVDGNDLAAVVAAFDAALAHPEAQPRIIVCDTRMGCGVPFLEAREKNHFIRVDAHEWQLALQALEAGRKA, translated from the coding sequence GTGACCACTAGCGAAACCGCGCCGTACCCCCAGCTCGCGGAGCACGCCTATCAGATTCGCCGCAACGCGCTGCGCATGGGTGAAGTGCAGGGGCAGGGCTATATCGGCCAGGCGCTCGATATCGCCGATGTCCTGGCCGTCGCCTACTTCCGCGCCATGCGCTATCACGCCGACGACCCCGAATGGGAAGGCCGCGACCGCTTTCTGCTATCGAACGGCCACTACGCCATCGCGCTGTACGCCGCGCTGATCGAGGCCCGCATCATCGCCGACGAAGAACTGGAAACCTACGGCAGCGACGACAGCCGTCTGCCGATGTCCGGCATGGCCAGTTATACGCCCGGCATGGAAATGTCCGGCGGCTCGCTCGGGCAAGGGCTGACGATTGCGGTCGGCCGCTGCCTGGGTCTGAAGCGCAAGGGCTCGGATGCCCGCGTCTACACCCTGTTCTCCGACGGCGAACTCGATGAAGGCGCAATCTGGGAAGGCCTGATGTCCGCGGCCCACTGGAAGCTCGACAATCTGATCGCGATGGTCGACGTCAATAACCAGCAGGCCGACGGCCCGTCGTCGAGCGTCATGGCGTTCGAGCCGCTGGTCGAGAAGCTCCAGGCGTTCGGCTGGTTTGTGCAGCGCGTGGACGGCAACGATCTCGCGGCCGTCGTCGCCGCGTTCGATGCGGCGCTGGCGCATCCAGAAGCGCAACCGCGAATCATCGTCTGCGATACGCGGATGGGTTGCGGCGTGCCGTTCCTCGAAGCGCGTGAGAAAAATCACTTTATCCGCGTCGATGCGCACGAGTGGCAACTCGCGCTGCAGGCGCTGGAAGCCGGGAGAAAAGCATGA
- the gcvA gene encoding transcriptional regulator GcvA — MNSIHVDAAMHNRFTFKSIQAFEAAARLSSFALAADELFVTPSAVSHQIKLLEEQLSIRLFHRLHRTVILTDNGRQYAEEITAAFARIDSATREIGRAAKSDILTIHCTPSFATQWLMPRIARFSAAHPDIDVRLNASSEAVNLISEAVDIDIRYGPRKLQPAGTMVLELPPETIVPLCSPVLMAGEHPLRSVADLQQHPLIHSEGCLVSWRDWMRLHRKTRLDIGRGPRFDRSFMAISAAVDGLGVCLESLLLAQRELETGRLVAPFGVEGLTVRGYTLNLLKSRAELPKLHSFQDWLFAELEK; from the coding sequence ATGAATTCAATTCACGTTGATGCTGCCATGCACAATCGCTTCACCTTCAAGTCGATACAGGCATTCGAAGCCGCCGCACGGCTCTCGTCGTTTGCGCTCGCAGCAGACGAACTGTTTGTCACGCCCTCCGCCGTCAGCCACCAAATCAAGCTGCTCGAAGAGCAATTGAGCATTCGTCTGTTCCATCGGCTGCACCGCACCGTGATCCTGACGGACAATGGAAGGCAATACGCTGAGGAAATCACCGCGGCGTTCGCGCGGATCGACTCAGCCACCCGCGAGATCGGGCGGGCCGCCAAGAGCGACATCCTCACAATCCATTGCACGCCCAGCTTTGCGACTCAATGGCTGATGCCGCGCATCGCGCGCTTCAGCGCGGCGCATCCGGATATCGATGTGCGTTTGAATGCGTCGTCAGAGGCGGTGAATCTGATCTCGGAAGCGGTCGATATCGACATTCGCTACGGCCCGAGAAAGCTGCAGCCGGCCGGTACGATGGTGCTCGAATTGCCGCCCGAGACGATCGTGCCGCTGTGTTCGCCGGTGCTCATGGCGGGCGAGCATCCGCTGCGCAGCGTGGCGGATTTGCAGCAGCATCCGCTGATTCATAGCGAGGGGTGTCTGGTGAGCTGGCGTGACTGGATGCGTTTGCATCGCAAAACGCGGCTCGACATCGGACGCGGTCCGCGCTTCGATCGCTCGTTCATGGCGATCAGCGCGGCGGTCGACGGCCTGGGCGTCTGCCTTGAAAGCCTGCTTCTGGCGCAACGCGAACTGGAAACGGGCCGGCTGGTGGCACCGTTCGGCGTCGAAGGGCTCACCGTGCGCGGCTATACGCTCAACCTGCTGAAATCTCGCGCCGAATTGCCGAAGCTGCACAGCTTTCAGGATTGGCTATTTGCGGA